Proteins from a genomic interval of Xanthomonas sp. AM6:
- a CDS encoding energy transducer TonB, translating into MHRLSGISTWRWCGLLLALLAATAVAAGTGPGAVRKQAESSMLVTGKIDIEADGAVSALAIDREEKLPGGVVAFVRASAKQWKFEPVLREGKPVPARAPMTLRIVAKRLQDDAYRVEIRHASFATYDHDDRSAVTSLQMAPPSYPEAAYRVGASGSAYLLLKVMRDGTVADAAVEQVNLRIVASESEMKKLRDIFARSALAAARKWTFRAPTEGKAVAAPYWVVRVPVDYALRDQPTENTSGGYGRWISYIPGPRERAPWADAEDAAGFSPDALAAGGVYMVDNNGPRLLTPLQGS; encoded by the coding sequence ATGCATCGTTTATCCGGAATCTCGACGTGGCGCTGGTGCGGCCTGCTGCTGGCGCTGCTGGCGGCCACCGCGGTCGCCGCCGGCACCGGACCGGGCGCGGTGCGCAAGCAGGCCGAGAGCAGCATGCTGGTGACCGGCAAGATCGACATCGAGGCCGACGGCGCGGTGTCGGCGTTGGCCATCGATCGCGAAGAGAAGCTGCCGGGCGGCGTGGTCGCCTTCGTGCGCGCTTCGGCGAAGCAGTGGAAGTTCGAGCCGGTATTGCGCGAGGGGAAGCCGGTGCCGGCGCGCGCGCCGATGACGCTGCGCATCGTGGCCAAGCGCCTGCAGGACGATGCCTATCGGGTGGAGATCCGCCATGCCAGCTTCGCCACCTACGACCACGACGATCGCAGTGCGGTGACGTCGCTGCAGATGGCGCCGCCGTCCTATCCGGAGGCGGCATACCGCGTCGGCGCCTCGGGCTCGGCGTATCTGCTGCTCAAGGTGATGCGCGACGGCACGGTCGCCGATGCGGCGGTGGAGCAGGTCAACCTGCGGATCGTGGCCTCCGAGAGCGAGATGAAGAAGCTGCGCGACATCTTCGCCAGGAGCGCGCTGGCGGCGGCGCGCAAGTGGACCTTCCGCGCGCCGACCGAGGGCAAGGCCGTGGCGGCGCCGTACTGGGTGGTCCGCGTCCCGGTCGACTACGCACTGCGCGACCAGCCCACCGAAAACACGTCTGGCGGCTACGGGCGCTGGATCAGCTACATCCCCGGTCCGCGCGAGCGTGCGCCGTGGGCCGACGCCGAGGACGCGGCGGGGTTCTCGCCCGACGCACTGGCGGCCGGCGGCGTGTACATGGTCGACAACAACGGCCCGCGCCTGCTGACGCCGCTGCAGGGCAGTTGA
- a CDS encoding M20 family metallopeptidase encodes MPRLSRLLSAMLLAVPALACAQSAERPEVTAAAAKLQAKVVDWRRDFHQHPELSNREQRTAAKVAERLRALGLKPQTGIAHHGVVAIIKGALPGPKIALRADMDALPVTEQTGLPFASKATGEYRGETVGVMHACGHDAHTSILLGVAEALVAMRAQLPGEVMLVFQPSEEGAPGNEEGGASLMLKEGLFRDFKPEAMFGLHVFSSVQAGKIAVRGGPLMAASDRFSIKVTGRQTHGSAPWNGIDPIVASADLIGAAQTVVSRRANISKQPAVLSFGAIKGGIRYNIIPDDVEMVGTIRTFDEGMRQQIFADLKTVAEHTAAAHGARAEAHVPDQDGNPATVNDPALTAKMLPSLQAVVGAGNVYEPPLQMGAEDFSFYAQQVPSLFFFVGATGPGIDPATAPSNHSPQFLLDESALDVGLRALLQVSLDYLGVKR; translated from the coding sequence ATGCCGCGCCTGTCCCGCCTGCTGTCCGCGATGCTGCTCGCCGTCCCCGCCCTGGCCTGCGCCCAGTCCGCCGAACGCCCGGAGGTGACGGCCGCCGCCGCCAAGCTGCAGGCCAAGGTGGTCGACTGGCGGCGCGATTTCCACCAGCACCCGGAGCTGTCCAACCGCGAGCAGCGCACCGCGGCCAAGGTCGCCGAGCGGCTGCGCGCGCTGGGCCTGAAGCCGCAGACCGGGATCGCCCACCACGGCGTGGTGGCGATCATCAAGGGCGCGCTGCCGGGCCCGAAGATCGCCCTGCGCGCGGACATGGACGCGCTGCCGGTGACCGAGCAGACCGGCCTGCCGTTCGCCTCCAAGGCCACCGGCGAGTACCGCGGCGAGACCGTCGGGGTCATGCACGCCTGCGGCCACGACGCCCACACCAGCATCCTGCTGGGCGTGGCCGAAGCGCTGGTGGCGATGCGCGCGCAACTGCCGGGCGAGGTGATGCTGGTGTTCCAGCCCTCCGAGGAAGGTGCGCCGGGCAACGAGGAGGGCGGCGCCTCGCTGATGCTCAAGGAAGGCCTGTTCCGCGACTTCAAGCCCGAGGCGATGTTCGGCCTGCACGTGTTCTCCAGCGTGCAGGCGGGCAAGATCGCGGTGCGCGGCGGTCCGCTGATGGCCGCCTCGGACCGTTTCAGCATCAAGGTCACCGGCCGCCAGACCCACGGCTCGGCGCCATGGAACGGCATCGACCCGATCGTCGCCAGCGCCGACCTGATCGGCGCGGCGCAGACCGTGGTCAGCCGCCGCGCCAACATCTCCAAGCAGCCGGCGGTGCTCAGCTTCGGCGCGATCAAGGGCGGCATCCGCTACAACATCATTCCCGACGACGTGGAGATGGTCGGCACCATCCGCACCTTCGACGAGGGCATGCGCCAGCAGATCTTCGCCGACCTGAAGACCGTCGCCGAGCACACCGCCGCCGCGCACGGGGCCAGGGCCGAGGCGCACGTGCCCGACCAGGACGGCAACCCGGCCACGGTCAACGACCCGGCGCTGACCGCGAAGATGCTGCCCAGCCTGCAGGCGGTGGTCGGCGCCGGCAACGTCTACGAACCGCCGCTGCAGATGGGCGCCGAAGACTTCTCGTTCTACGCGCAGCAGGTGCCGTCGCTGTTCTTCTTCGTCGGCGCCACCGGCCCCGGCATCGACCCGGCGACCGCGCCGAGCAACCACTCGCCGCAGTTCCTGCTCGACGAATCGGCGCTGGACGTCGGCCTGCGCGCGCTGCTGCAGGTGTCGTTGGACTATCTGGGGGTGAAGCGGTGA
- a CDS encoding dihydrofolate reductase family protein: MRKIIVGAFVSLDGVMQAPGGPDEDPIGGFRHGGWAAPYFDPTLEGSVGEMFARPFDLLLGRKTYDIFAAHWPYVGADDPIGPMFGRINKYVATRNPALELTWQNSHALRPDAVAAVRQLKREDGPDLLTQGSTDFLKTLFDNDLVDELNVSFFPLVLGAGKRLFGGAFHGAFQLVASTASASGVVVNRYVRAGDIVTGSFEFEQPTDAELERRRRLT, translated from the coding sequence ATGAGAAAGATCATTGTGGGAGCGTTCGTCAGCCTCGATGGCGTCATGCAGGCCCCGGGCGGGCCGGACGAGGATCCGATCGGCGGTTTCAGGCACGGCGGCTGGGCCGCCCCGTATTTCGACCCGACGCTGGAAGGCTCGGTGGGCGAGATGTTCGCCAGGCCGTTCGACCTGCTGCTCGGGCGCAAGACCTACGACATCTTCGCCGCGCATTGGCCGTATGTCGGCGCGGACGATCCGATCGGCCCCATGTTCGGCCGGATCAACAAGTACGTCGCGACCCGCAATCCGGCGCTGGAACTCACCTGGCAGAACAGCCACGCGCTGCGTCCCGACGCGGTTGCCGCGGTCCGGCAACTGAAGCGCGAGGACGGTCCGGACCTGCTGACCCAGGGCTCGACCGACTTCCTGAAGACGCTGTTCGACAACGACCTGGTCGACGAGCTCAACGTGTCGTTCTTCCCGCTGGTGCTCGGCGCCGGCAAGCGGCTGTTCGGCGGCGCCTTCCACGGCGCCTTCCAACTGGTCGCATCGACGGCGTCCGCGTCCGGCGTCGTCGTCAACCGGTACGTCCGCGCCGGCGACATCGTCACCGGCTCGTTCGAATTCGAGCAGCCGACCGACGCCGAGCTGGAGCGCCGGCGCCGGTTGACCTGA
- a CDS encoding LysM peptidoglycan-binding domain-containing protein, whose product MNSDKRADFSAVTAKVDTTADVTPKADFSAVQSHVDTTAEQVQQVYVVKQGDSLSKIAKLHYGDGNAWTRIFEANRDVLDDPDKIYPGQTLKLPARA is encoded by the coding sequence ATGAACAGCGATAAGCGCGCCGATTTCTCGGCAGTCACCGCCAAGGTGGACACCACGGCGGACGTCACCCCGAAGGCCGATTTCTCCGCCGTGCAGTCGCACGTGGACACCACGGCCGAACAGGTGCAGCAGGTCTACGTGGTCAAGCAGGGCGACTCGTTGTCCAAGATCGCCAAGCTGCACTACGGCGACGGCAACGCCTGGACCCGCATCTTCGAAGCCAACCGCGACGTGCTCGACGACCCGGACAAGATCTATCCGGGCCAGACGCTGAAGCTGCCCGCCCGCGCCTAG
- the queF gene encoding NADPH-dependent 7-cyano-7-deazaguanine reductase QueF (Catalyzes the NADPH-dependent reduction of 7-cyano-7-deazaguanine (preQ0) to 7-aminomethyl-7-deazaguanine (preQ1) in queuosine biosynthesis): MNTPQDSSLGREVAYPSQYDPALLFPIPRAGGRAEIGLDAAPLPFFGLDRWHAYELGWLDAHGKPCVATATLQVPCTSPQLIESKSLKLYLNSLNAMRFNSAEAVRACIVTDLSARAGADVTMEFGLPPVDPLGDGESLDALDIAIDCYGPPRPQFLLAAADDIVEETLSSALLKSNCPVTGQPDWATLSVRYRGGRIDREGLLRYIVSFREHAGFHEQCVEQIFHDLLTCCRPQSLQVEARYTRRGGLDINPWRATPDVAEPIAFHRDPRQ, translated from the coding sequence ATGAACACCCCCCAGGATTCCAGTCTCGGCCGCGAGGTCGCCTATCCCTCGCAGTACGATCCCGCGCTGCTGTTCCCGATCCCGCGCGCTGGCGGCCGAGCCGAGATCGGCCTGGACGCCGCGCCGCTGCCGTTCTTCGGCCTCGACCGCTGGCATGCCTACGAGCTGGGCTGGCTGGACGCGCACGGCAAGCCCTGCGTGGCCACCGCCACCTTGCAGGTGCCGTGCACCTCGCCGCAGCTGATCGAATCCAAGTCGCTCAAGCTCTACCTCAACTCGCTCAACGCGATGCGCTTCAACAGCGCCGAGGCGGTGCGCGCCTGCATCGTCACCGACCTGTCGGCGCGCGCCGGCGCCGACGTGACCATGGAGTTCGGCCTGCCGCCGGTGGACCCGCTCGGCGACGGCGAGTCGCTGGACGCGCTGGACATCGCCATCGACTGCTATGGCCCGCCGCGCCCGCAGTTCCTGCTTGCCGCGGCCGACGACATCGTCGAGGAGACGCTGAGCAGCGCGCTGCTCAAGTCCAACTGCCCGGTCACCGGCCAGCCGGACTGGGCCACGCTGAGCGTGCGCTACCGCGGCGGCCGCATCGACCGCGAAGGCCTGCTGCGCTACATCGTCAGCTTCCGCGAGCACGCCGGCTTCCACGAGCAGTGCGTGGAGCAGATCTTCCACGACCTGCTGACCTGCTGCCGGCCGCAGTCGCTGCAGGTCGAGGCGCGCTACACCCGCCGCGGCGGCCTGGACATCAATCCCTGGCGGGCCACGCCCGACGTGGCCGAGCCGATCGCCTTCCATCGCGACCCGCGCCAGTAG
- the aceK gene encoding bifunctional isocitrate dehydrogenase kinase/phosphatase, with protein sequence MTIAPDPPVPMQPRADAVARTIRDAFEDYHARFAQVSRRARRRFETRDWNAARNDAVERIALYDQCIGECMLRLRTLLLGQTHDRALWAQVRDSFAAQLHGLIDQELYKTFYNTLTRRFFRTQGVDTRIEFVALDIEPTDAITHPVARHNYVVSETRPVDAFVRVLGDYPFDVPYAHRTRCAAAIAVRLQDDLAHWGEHPVRGIELLETVFYRERRAYLVGRVFGEHRFSPCVIALVNDADGLRAEAVLTKRNDVAQLFGISRSYFQADLPTVGDAVVFLRSLLPHKPIDELYTMLGRAKQGKTERFRTFFRHFQAHPNEQLVHAEGTPGMVMAVFTLPSYPLVFKLIRDRFAYPKTMSREQVEDKYALVFNLDRVGRLLDAQPYRSLRFPRARFAPALLDELLQGCARSLREDGQDLIFELCYVQRRLRPLNLYLREQTAEAAREAALDYAQAIKDMARNNIFPGDMLLKNFGVSRQGRAVFYDYDELCLVTDCTFRDWPQPRNEEEAMSAEPWFHVAARDVFPERFALFMGLPAASLEAVRRVHGELFDPQWWRDLQARLREDDYPDAPPYPESLRLA encoded by the coding sequence ATGACCATCGCGCCCGATCCGCCCGTGCCCATGCAACCCCGCGCCGACGCCGTGGCGCGGACCATCCGCGATGCGTTCGAGGACTACCACGCGCGCTTCGCGCAGGTCAGCCGCCGCGCCCGCCGCCGCTTCGAGACCCGCGACTGGAACGCCGCGCGCAACGACGCGGTCGAGCGCATCGCGCTGTACGACCAGTGCATCGGCGAGTGCATGCTGCGCCTGCGCACGCTGCTGCTCGGCCAGACCCACGACCGCGCGCTGTGGGCGCAGGTGCGCGACAGCTTCGCCGCGCAACTGCACGGGCTGATCGACCAGGAGCTGTACAAGACCTTCTACAACACGCTGACCCGGCGCTTCTTCCGCACCCAGGGCGTGGACACGCGGATCGAGTTCGTGGCGCTGGACATCGAGCCGACCGACGCGATCACCCACCCGGTGGCGCGGCACAACTACGTGGTCTCCGAGACGCGGCCGGTGGATGCGTTCGTGCGCGTGCTCGGCGACTACCCGTTCGACGTGCCGTACGCGCACCGCACGCGCTGCGCCGCGGCCATCGCGGTGCGCCTGCAAGACGACCTGGCGCACTGGGGCGAGCATCCGGTGCGCGGCATCGAATTGCTGGAGACGGTGTTCTACCGCGAGCGCCGCGCCTACCTAGTCGGGCGCGTGTTCGGCGAGCATCGCTTCTCGCCGTGCGTGATCGCGCTGGTCAACGACGCCGACGGCCTGCGCGCCGAAGCGGTGCTGACCAAGCGCAACGACGTGGCGCAGCTGTTCGGCATCTCGCGCAGCTACTTCCAGGCCGATCTGCCCACCGTCGGCGATGCGGTGGTGTTCCTGCGCAGCCTGTTGCCGCACAAGCCGATCGACGAGCTGTACACCATGCTCGGCCGCGCCAAGCAGGGCAAGACCGAGCGCTTCCGCACCTTCTTCCGCCACTTCCAGGCGCACCCCAACGAGCAATTGGTGCATGCCGAGGGCACGCCCGGGATGGTCATGGCGGTGTTCACCCTGCCCAGCTACCCGCTGGTGTTCAAGCTGATCCGCGACCGCTTCGCCTATCCGAAGACGATGAGCCGCGAGCAGGTCGAGGACAAGTACGCGCTGGTGTTCAACCTGGACCGGGTCGGGCGCCTGCTCGACGCGCAGCCGTACCGTTCGCTGCGCTTCCCGCGCGCGCGCTTCGCCCCGGCGCTGCTCGACGAACTGCTGCAGGGCTGCGCGCGCAGCCTGCGCGAGGACGGCCAGGACCTGATCTTCGAGCTGTGCTACGTGCAACGCCGGCTGCGCCCGCTGAACCTGTACCTGCGCGAGCAGACCGCCGAAGCGGCGCGCGAGGCGGCGCTGGACTACGCGCAGGCGATCAAGGACATGGCGCGCAACAACATCTTCCCCGGCGACATGCTGCTGAAGAACTTCGGCGTCTCGCGCCAGGGCCGCGCGGTGTTCTACGACTACGACGAACTGTGCCTGGTCACCGACTGCACGTTCCGCGACTGGCCGCAGCCGCGCAACGAGGAGGAGGCGATGTCGGCCGAACCCTGGTTCCACGTCGCCGCGCGCGACGTGTTCCCGGAGCGCTTCGCGTTGTTCATGGGCCTGCCGGCCGCCTCGCTGGAAGCGGTCAGGCGCGTCCACGGCGAATTGTTCGACCCGCAGTGGTGGCGCGATCTGCAGGCGCGGCTGCGCGAGGACGACTATCCGGACGCACCGCCGTATCCGGAGTCGCTGCGCCTGGCCTGA
- a CDS encoding LysR substrate-binding domain-containing protein encodes MARPPLHALQGFVSVARLGNLSRAASAMHLTVSALSHQMRVLEQRLGYRLLDRHARGVTLTADGRRLLERIGPHLDAIGEALQPFAARRDDVLTISLTPSMASAWLVPRLGDFLARHPHIEINLLSDQRLVDFERQPQIDAALRIGGGQWPGLVVEPLFDEWLVPMASPALIARMGARKRVPLAQWPLIGDPDGEWERWFAAAGETPPARYVAVFDDSESHHRAALDGVGVALGRVTRARLMLDAGQLVSLSPHQVKATWSHYLVYPQRSATHGGFLAFHGWLRAQADEHQRHTQALAAPATGKRRRARG; translated from the coding sequence ATGGCGCGTCCACCGCTGCATGCCCTGCAAGGTTTCGTCAGCGTCGCCCGGCTCGGCAACCTGTCGCGTGCGGCGAGCGCGATGCACCTCACCGTCAGCGCGCTGAGCCACCAGATGCGCGTGCTGGAGCAGCGCCTGGGCTATCGGCTGCTCGACCGGCACGCGCGCGGGGTGACGCTGACTGCCGACGGCCGGCGCCTGCTCGAACGCATCGGCCCGCACCTGGACGCGATCGGCGAGGCGCTGCAGCCGTTCGCCGCACGCCGCGACGACGTGCTGACGATCAGCCTGACCCCGTCGATGGCCTCGGCCTGGCTGGTGCCGCGGCTGGGCGATTTCCTGGCGCGGCATCCGCACATCGAGATCAATCTGCTGTCCGACCAGCGCCTGGTCGATTTCGAACGCCAGCCGCAGATCGATGCGGCCTTGCGAATCGGCGGCGGGCAGTGGCCGGGGCTGGTGGTCGAGCCGCTGTTCGACGAGTGGCTGGTGCCGATGGCCAGCCCGGCGCTGATCGCGCGGATGGGCGCGCGCAAGCGCGTGCCGCTGGCGCAGTGGCCGCTGATCGGCGATCCGGACGGCGAATGGGAGCGCTGGTTCGCTGCCGCCGGCGAAACGCCGCCCGCGCGCTACGTCGCGGTCTTCGACGATTCCGAGTCGCACCACCGCGCGGCGCTGGATGGCGTCGGCGTGGCCCTGGGCCGCGTCACCCGCGCGCGGCTGATGCTCGACGCCGGCCAGTTGGTGTCGCTGTCGCCGCACCAGGTGAAGGCGACCTGGTCGCACTACCTGGTGTATCCGCAGCGCTCGGCCACGCATGGCGGTTTCCTGGCGTTCCACGGCTGGCTGCGCGCGCAGGCCGACGAACACCAGCGGCACACGCAGGCGCTGGCGGCGCCGGCCACGGGCAAGCGCCGCCGCGCGCGCGGGTAG
- a CDS encoding NADP-dependent isocitrate dehydrogenase, with product MSNTPKILYTLTDEAPYLATQSLLPIVAAFAGTAGIAVETRDISLAGRLISQFPEYLREDQRIADDLAELGQLATTPEANIIKLPNISASVPQLKAAIKELQQQGYALPDYLDEPQDDKQKEAKARYDRVKGSAVNPVLREGNSDRRAPLSVKNYARKHPHRMGAWSADSKSHVAHMDAGDFYGSERSVLIEQAGNLKIELVGNDGTTTVLKEKTAVQAGEIVDAAVMSKRALSGFVQAQIADAKQQGVLFSLHLKATMMKVSDPIMFGVVVGAFYQDVLDKHADALKQVGFDPNNGIGDLYARIATLPDAQRQQIEADLQAVYAQRPALAMVNSDKGITNLHVPSDVIVDASMPAMIRDSGKMWNAEGKLQDTKAVIPDRCYAGVYQAVIDDCKQHGAFDPATMGSVPNVGLMAQKAEEYGSHDKTFQIAAAGTVRVSDAGGKVLLEHPVEAGDIWRMCQVKDAPIQDWVKLAVSRARLSDTPAVFWLDPQRAHDALMIQKVERYLQDHDTNGLDIRILSPVEATAFSLQRIRQGQDTISVTGNVLRDYLTDLFPIMELGTSAKMLSIVPLMAGGGLFETGAGGSAPKHVQQFVEENYLRWDSLGEFLALAASLEHLGQRERNARIGVLAKTLDQANGQFLDNDKSPSRKVGELDNRGSHFYLALYWAQALAAQDEDAALKARFAPLAKQLTENEAAIVAELNGVQGKPVDIQGYYRPNLERVSQAMRPSATFNAALATLSA from the coding sequence ATGTCGAATACGCCCAAGATCCTGTACACGCTCACCGACGAAGCCCCGTACCTGGCGACGCAGTCGCTGCTGCCGATCGTCGCCGCCTTCGCCGGGACCGCCGGCATCGCCGTGGAAACCCGCGACATCTCGCTGGCCGGCCGGCTGATCTCGCAGTTCCCCGAATACCTGCGCGAGGACCAGCGCATCGCCGACGACCTGGCCGAACTGGGCCAGCTGGCGACCACGCCGGAGGCCAACATCATCAAGCTGCCCAACATCAGCGCCTCGGTGCCGCAGCTCAAGGCCGCGATCAAGGAACTGCAGCAGCAGGGCTACGCGCTGCCGGACTACCTGGACGAGCCGCAGGACGACAAGCAGAAGGAAGCCAAGGCCCGCTACGACCGGGTCAAGGGCAGCGCGGTCAACCCGGTGCTGCGCGAAGGCAATTCCGACCGCCGCGCGCCGCTGTCGGTGAAGAACTACGCGCGCAAGCACCCGCACCGCATGGGCGCGTGGAGCGCGGACTCCAAGTCGCACGTGGCGCACATGGACGCCGGCGATTTCTACGGCAGCGAGCGTTCGGTGCTGATCGAGCAGGCGGGCAACCTCAAGATCGAACTGGTCGGCAACGACGGCACCACCACCGTGCTGAAGGAGAAGACCGCGGTGCAGGCCGGCGAGATCGTCGACGCGGCGGTGATGAGCAAGCGCGCGCTGAGCGGCTTCGTGCAGGCGCAGATCGCTGATGCCAAGCAGCAGGGCGTGCTGTTCTCGCTGCACCTGAAGGCGACGATGATGAAGGTCTCCGACCCGATCATGTTCGGCGTGGTGGTCGGCGCGTTCTACCAGGACGTGCTGGACAAGCATGCCGATGCGCTGAAGCAGGTCGGCTTCGACCCGAACAACGGCATCGGCGACCTGTACGCGCGCATCGCCACGCTGCCGGACGCGCAGCGCCAGCAGATCGAGGCCGACCTGCAGGCGGTGTACGCGCAGCGCCCGGCGCTGGCGATGGTCAATTCCGACAAGGGCATCACCAACCTGCACGTGCCCAGCGACGTGATCGTCGATGCGTCGATGCCGGCGATGATCCGCGACTCGGGCAAGATGTGGAACGCCGAGGGCAAGCTGCAGGACACCAAGGCGGTGATCCCGGACCGTTGCTATGCCGGCGTCTACCAGGCGGTGATCGACGACTGCAAGCAGCACGGCGCCTTCGATCCGGCGACGATGGGCAGCGTGCCCAACGTCGGCCTGATGGCGCAGAAGGCCGAGGAATACGGTTCGCACGACAAGACCTTCCAGATCGCCGCCGCCGGCACGGTGCGGGTCAGCGATGCCGGCGGCAAGGTGCTGCTCGAGCATCCGGTCGAGGCCGGCGACATCTGGCGCATGTGCCAGGTCAAGGACGCGCCGATCCAGGACTGGGTCAAGCTGGCGGTCAGCCGCGCGCGCCTGAGCGACACCCCGGCGGTGTTCTGGCTGGACCCGCAGCGCGCGCACGATGCGCTGATGATCCAGAAGGTGGAGCGCTACCTGCAGGACCACGACACGAACGGCCTGGACATCCGCATCCTGTCGCCGGTGGAGGCGACCGCGTTCTCGCTGCAGCGCATCCGCCAGGGCCAGGACACCATCTCGGTCACCGGCAACGTGCTGCGCGACTACCTCACCGACCTGTTCCCGATCATGGAGCTGGGCACCAGCGCCAAGATGCTGTCGATCGTGCCGCTGATGGCCGGCGGCGGCCTGTTCGAGACCGGCGCCGGCGGCTCGGCGCCCAAGCACGTGCAGCAGTTCGTCGAGGAGAACTATCTGCGCTGGGATTCGCTGGGCGAGTTCCTGGCCCTGGCCGCGTCGCTGGAGCACCTGGGCCAGCGCGAGCGCAACGCGCGCATCGGCGTGCTGGCCAAGACCCTGGACCAGGCCAACGGCCAGTTCCTGGACAACGACAAGTCGCCCTCGCGCAAGGTCGGCGAACTGGACAACCGCGGCAGCCACTTCTACCTGGCGCTGTACTGGGCGCAGGCGCTGGCCGCGCAGGACGAGGATGCCGCGCTGAAGGCACGCTTCGCGCCGCTGGCCAAGCAACTGACCGAGAACGAGGCCGCGATCGTCGCCGAGCTCAACGGCGTGCAGGGCAAGCCGGTCGACATCCAGGGCTACTACCGCCCGAACCTGGAGCGGGTCAGCCAGGCGATGCGGCCGAGCGCGACGTTCAACGCCGCGCTGGCGACGCTGTCGGCCTGA